A window of Cellulomonas wangleii genomic DNA:
GGTGCGTCTTGACGGTCGCCTCGGAGACGAACAGCTCCCGTGCGATCTCGCCGTTGGAACGGCCCGCGGCGACCGCCAGCGCCACGTCGTTCTCGCGCTCGGTGAGGACGCGCAGCCTCTCCTGCGCGTCACGGCTCGCCGCGGCGGCACGGTCCGTGCTGACCTGCTCCATGACCGTGCGGGCAGCGCGCGGGGAGAGGGCTCCCTCCCCCGCCGCCACGTCGCGGACCGCTGCGACGATCTGGTCCGGCGAGGAGTCCTTGGCGAGGAACCCGTCTGCGCCGGCGCGCACGGCGTCGAGGATCACGGACTCGGTGTCGAACGACGTCATGGCGATGACCCCGGGCGGTGTCGGCAGCGCGCGGAGCAGCTCGGTGGCGCGGATGCCGTCGACCCGCGGCATGCGCAGGTCCATGA
This region includes:
- a CDS encoding response regulator transcription factor: MIRVLVVDDDPMVRLLLRTILRPDDIEVVAEAGDGDEAVTQTQAHHPDVVLMDLRMPRVDGIRATELLRALPTPPGVIAMTSFDTESVILDAVRAGADGFLAKDSSPDQIVAAVRDVAAGEGALSPRAARTVMEQVSTDRAAAASRDAQERLRVLTERENDVALAVAAGRSNGEIARELFVSEATVKTHLARAMEKLGVAGRVQVAMLVALAGSAVPDHG